The genomic DNA CCCCCCCCTGAAATATAACAAACCAGTGTCCTTAtaacttttctttttaacaaCAAAAACCGAAAGTTTCATTAAATCAATATTAATAACCCTGTAAAATCTCATGAAGTTTGTAATCCCCATTAAATGCTCCAGTATTCACCGCCAGGCAGGTTAATAGTTGTAGAAATGGTGTTTCCTACCTGTTTGTTAAATTATCTTCCCTTTCCCTGTATCACCCAAAACATGGCGAGCGATACAGCCGCCTGGGAATCGATCACGTGACAGACCCATCCCCGAGAATGACGTCACCCGATGTCTCACAGGTAAAACACACCTGGCCAGCCAAGAACGCGGAGACAGTAAAGCTGCTGCCGCAGGGTAAGTGAAACTGGAATTGAGTAATCCAGGACAAATGCTACATCACATCAGATACTTCTTTCGGTTGGTTCGAAATTAACCCTTTGTATGCTCACGTTTACACCGTGTACCTGGTACTATTGATTCAAATGAATAAACACCGAGTTTCATACCGGGTACTTTTCCGGTGGGTTGTGAGGTTAACCTGCTGACATACCAattaaggttttgttttttaaattagtgacacacttaggaaattgCTATGCATGGATAACCGAATATACAAATAAGTCTGGTAAGACGCAAACTATCAAATTAATCGAATTAGGTAATGGGGGATACTTTGGACGTGGTTCAAAACTGGACCAAGGTTGTTTTTTTGTggaaatacattttgtttgttatttctgTTAGGGAAACAATGTTTGTTAAAATGCTTTTGTACTCGTTTTTTGTCAGCTTCTTTGGTCGTTTCAATGAGATTCATCCAGATTAATttaacatcaataaaaaaaatatataggccctaaatcaaataaataaataaataaatacattaacaaacaggatgtttattttattccttatttaccttaaaaaaataaaaataaaaaactttgagAACAGtatgaacacaagaaaaaaaaatggggggCATATTGTTTGAAATCTGTGGCCCTTTGGCTAACCCAGAAATGGGCTTGTCTATTATGAAACGAGTTGGCATCTCAGCGCATTGACTTGAATGGAAAGACAAGGCCTGGACACAAACCACAAACCATACGGTTCGAAGATGAACATCTTACCATTtgactaaagagcaagctctgtagttgagAGGTAAGTATGTGGTGTATGCTGATGCAGTGCTATTAGTGTGTGACGTGTGTTGATGCAGTGTTATTAGTGTGTGACGTGTGCTGATGCAGTGTTATTAGTGGGTGGCGTGTGCTGATGCAGTGTTATTAGTGTGTGGAGTGTGCTGATGCAGTGTTATTAGTGTGTGGAGTGTGCTGATGCAGTGTTATTAGTGTGTGGAGTGTGCTGATGCAGTGTTATTAGTGTGTGGAGTGTGCTGATGCAGTGTTATTAGTGTGTGGCGGGTGCTGATGCAGTGTTATTAGTGTGTGGCGGGTGCTGATGCAGTGTTATTAGTGTGTGGCGGGTGCTGATGCAGTGTTATTAGTGTGTGGCGGGTGCTGATGCAGTGCTATTAGTGTGTGGCGGGTGCTGATGCAGTGCTATTAGTGTGTGGAGTGTGCTGATGCAGTGCTATTAGTGTGTGGAGTGTGCTGATGCAGTGTTATTAGTGTGTGGCGGGTGCTGATGCAGTGTTATTAGTGTGTGGCGGGTGCTGATGCAGTGTTATTAGTGTGTGGCGGGTGCTGATGCAGTGTTATTAGTGTGTGGCGGGTGCTGATGCAGTGTTATTAGTGTGTGGCGGGTGCTGATGCAGTGCCATTAGTATGTGTTATATGCTGATACAGTGCTATTAGTGTGTGGCGTGTGCTGATGCAGTGCTATTAGTGTGTGGCGTGTGCTGATGCAGTGCTATTAGCTCTTCAGCTGCTAGGAGGATATGCATTGCAATTGTTATCACCAATTGACATGCGTGGGGTACCTGGCTGAGGTACCCCTTTGTGTTAATCTCAATTCACATGTCAATAATCTTGTGAAACCTCACAGCTAGGCTTCTTTTGAATTCCCTGTGAGAAATTCACCAGTAATGATCTATCCTAGTCAGAGCTGGTGGTTTTCTGCTTTTCACTGGTCATACTGGTTCAGTAACCCTAAAGCTGGTTGAAGAATTGGTTCATGAAAAGACAGAGAGAAGCACCTGTGCACTTTTGAAGTCAATCCATGGTTGTCTGCAGTTCTAATGTAATGTAACTGCTGTAAACCTGGGCATTTTAAGTACCTGCTGATTACAGTCAGGAAACCAGCCAACATTTACTGTGGCATTTTCAATAGGGTTTCCAGAGCTCGCACTGAacttctgaaaacaaaacaaaaagagttaTCCAGCAAACTATGTCATAAGTGtgaattttatatttttgtaagcCCAAACAAAGTCTTgggacatgttttaaataaaataataatacagtcatgtGATCTGATACATATTTGTAGTGTTACTGTAGGCAGCCCACATGCTTACCTATAAACACAGAACAGATTTAGGAGTTGATCTAATTAACTATGCCTCGCCAGGATAAGCAGCAGCTACATTCATGTTATTCCTGCTCTGAGAGATCACCCAGGAATGCATCGGCAATCGATCCACATTTAGgtagttgatgcaatccaggggaaTTAtcaggtactgtaaaatgctgaaAAGAAATGTGTACTATAGAGCTGACAACCCAATAGTTAAAATGATTGTTGTGCGATTCCTTTACTGTGAATGTATACCCCCCCAGTTACCGTCCCTTATTGTTATATATCCTGTAAAAGCGCTTGTGCACAAATAAATAACCTCCATCGCCCAGGCGTGAAGTCTTTTGTTCCATTGTGTGAAATAATTTGTTGATTTCTGGAATGTGCTACCTCGGATGTAGAACACTCAAAGATGTTTCCTGAAGCAGatgaaaaacatttcacatgaatAGAGGGTTGAGTCATGTAAAGGTATGATACACAAAATGAGTACAATACACAATTAGAGCTAGCTTGACTACTGCTGCAGCATAAGGTCAAGTTTGGGAGGTGTCACAATGCTGTGACCCTTTCTCCTTGTTCTTTTGAACTTTGCTCCATTTGTACTGACTGCGCAtgtgaagtttaaaaataaagcatcAAATATCACGTAAGATTGTATGTCACATGCTGCCTACTTAATACAGTGTACAGGACAGGCACACTTGGAATAAAGAAGCTTCCTTCTAGACCCCTGACTCTCTGTATTATAACACTGCATCCCCATTTTGATCAGGGTACTCTACAGTCTGCCCCTACCCCACCACCTGGTATAGCAGACCTTTGTTACAAAGAATGTCATGCATTAAGAGGTTCAAATATACTAAATGTACCACTTTTAGTAATATGGCACAACAGCAAAggaaaccagttttttttttagcctgcAGCCTAATGACTGAAACCACATGTGACGAGGCAGCATCACAGGCAAGGCTGTTACTGCCAGGAAGCGAGACTCAGAGACACAACTTGCAAGTTTAAAGTGCTAGTGCACACTTTAATAAGAAAATCataacaaaacaaataggcacaatggccaaaacaaacagctgaAACAAAACCGTAGATACGTATATATTTTAAAGACCACGGTGGTAGACAGAGTCGCTGCTTTCATAACAAACACGGCTACATAAACTCCCTACACACAATGATAATTATCTACACACATATTTACCCACTAACTCcaaactaacacccgtgatcacccattttatacacctgtggctggagcctaattatttattcaattcacggctccagccacattcccacaggtttttgcagggaggaatttaaccccctccctgccacccactATTTCCCACACCTGTGCAcgggcagggctttcaccctgccacaccatGGTAAGAGGCTTCACCAGTCACACTGTGTTGCACTAGGGCACTTCATGGCATGGTGTCAGTGCCAGTACACAGATGAACAGCTCCTTCTATACCACGACCATGTTATATGATGATTGCACCCCATGGCAATCTGTATCACCTATGGATGGGTGCTGCTAATCTTTTCCATGAGGGACCATGTGATTTTCCCACACACCATCGACCAGCATGGGTcataaaaggtgtgtgtgtgtcagtagggGCAACGACACAGTCCCCGTGCGGGCGTCACATTCTCCCTGTGAGCCAGGCTCCTCATCTGTACAATAACATTATAAATATAACATTACACATTTGAGTGTCTCtttttcaaccccccccccctttttcaaTGTACTAGTTCACAGCTTGGTATATTGCAGACAGCAGAGATTACAGATGCACTCCCCTTTGTAAAATCACCTTACTTCAGTCTTCTCAAATGCAGGCCCGTGTGTTGAATGTTAGTTAGTCTGCCTgtcaaataatgatctaagcagatcCAGCAACAGAGAATCACATCTGAAGCTGAGTTAAGCATTGTCTTTACTTTGATCACCAGTGGTAAAACAGGTGTAATCACTTGAAGAGAACTCATCCTGCCACTAGAGGCTGCTTTCTGAGGATGAAATGCACACCCaaaataaacttttttatgtACACAACAGACTTAAAtgactttaaaaagtatttttcagGACATTCAAACAAAATCCTTTCTTCAGCtgtgaaagaaaagtaaacacagtgcagtaaacttaatatttttcaagaattctgtGGGTTTCTGTGGGCCGTTTTTAGTGTCCGCTATTCCACAAGTAACTGCCCTATTTCCAAGTTGGAAATCAGTAATCACAGCTATCTCGGCATGCAATACACCTTTGAGCACAACACCAAGGCTTGCAAGTTAAATTCATCTGAAGAACAGACAATAAAGATACATTGAGGGATACCAACACATTCAGTGAGTAATCGGTGAGAGTCAGGTCCAGTAAAATGAGATGATCGCCCTCTAAACCCTTTAGCTCACTTCACTACACGCAGCATGGTTTACTTTCCATACCCCGGCACTCAAAGGGAGCTTTCAGCTTCTATGCTCCTTTACTGTCAAACTgcataaaaaacatttaaatctaGACAAAGCTAAAGGCTTCTTTATTCGTTaggtttgctgtattttttattattttactgaattatcTTTTAGGTGTTTCTTTTGTATAGTGTTTTGGGAAGGCTGGCAGTGAAAGGAGCTATGAATCCATGATTCTTGTTATACAGGGCTCTGCTCCCTCATTATAAGGAGACCCTTTATACGGCACAACTGGTTATAACGCAGTCTTGCATCCCCTTTTGCTCCACTAGGCAATTCCGCTAGGTTTGTATTAGGTGGAAGTGAGATAGCACAGTCTCTTCCCTACAGCGTTCTAAAGGTGCAGCACTGTAATTAGCAGGGGGTCGGAGTGGGGTAATGATCACAAACAAAAGCCCCACCTACACATTCTGTGCCAACTTGACAGATGACAGTACTTttccattaaccctttgtggtcctatgttggaccaggtcgaacattaaaatatttcctttcctgtccgacatcatcaaaaaggcatcaatcacaggtccctaatcggtttttctccggaaaaagcagagaaaagctttcaatggccgagtgaggccGAGAGAAGCCGTGAAAAAAaatggaggcggatctgagcaatacacagtcCCTTCaccagacataaacaaacaagatagctgcttccacatccagcgctcaaggaatatcacagacatttgccaagctttttgagatgttatagtaataaaataatgacttggatagcattattgaggagcttggtgataaatcgagtgatcaggagatgatttatcagtatgcacgactatgaagaggtatatgaaaaatacagcgaacaaggggtggggcagggctggagatgcagtagtgagtgtcatgttgatatgcagtgccttttaaacctgttttactgtgaataaagttACTTTTAAACCGtgagtgtaaaataaacagcttgtgtgagaATAAATTAGCCCTGACGCACCTGACAGACATTGAATAAatagactgcaaagggttaagtctaCTCTTTCTGCACAACAGGACTAGTTTCAGAGACTCCAATCGGCACTAATCTTGGGACTGCCTTTCCAAAGCAAcagtaggtagtccaagattaatgctaaatcgggtctgtgaaaccagctgattaaaccttaaaaaaaaaaagtgtaacaaaCACCTCTTCAAAAGACACAAATGGCTTGTCACATGTTCTCTGCTGGCCGTTGTTTTGTATATAGAAAGAAACCAGAAAAGGCACCGCCATTCACGTTTCTGTTTACTACATTTCCAAAAGAGTTCCCCACAATTTTTGTAATACAATGCATTCTAATACAGAGGCAGTACACATTGTTCAATTTGAGGAATTATCAAATTCAATTGAGTGAAGTTGAACCATACACATTTGTATACAAAAGATGTCTTTCTCTTTATCCGAAACTAGTATTTCATGGAAATAATTTATATTATACAAGATGCAGTCTAAATTTGAATAAGAGTCTAATGCAAAAATAGTGGTTAGACTCCCACTAACATGCTTTACATTAAAGCAATACAATACATGCACAAAAATATTATCTTGATATACATAAAGTAAATAATTTggttttaaatattataaaatatgaaaaaaaagataattctTGCCCCAAAAGGGATAGATATGAATCCAAGTTTAAATTGATTGTTTGGGCATGTCACACTTTTTAGAGGCACTGTTTTACATGAACAACAAGTTTCCTAAATCTTCCAGAACTATAAACGTTTGTcattagtttcttttagtatttctaaactgtAAAAGACTCAATAATGgtacatttagaaacactaaaagaaacacacactttGAGAAAGACTTCCTGTATGTCTTCAAAGTCTGTAATCATACAAAACCTGCTCTCTTCCTGTCTCCTAAACTGTTTTCAAGCCAACCAAACCCAATCCCAACGACACAACGACTTGCCAACTACTTTCAATTACTTTAGAAATAGGTCACTAAACATGAACGAACCTTGGATTAAAGCTGCTGTTGTTGACAGTAAATaaacccttaaaataaagtgtgaccctgGGGTAAGCGTTCAAGATAATATTTTGTGTCGTGCGCTTGCTATATTAATAGAACGACAACGGCAGACTTCACAGGCCCGGAAGAGCTTCAGCattactgctaatcagggtctgtgaatcaGATGACAGCATCTCCTGCAACGCAAGACAAGGGAGCGCCGCTGGGTGACTCTGCGAGGAGACGGCGGGGCCTCTGTGGAACAGCAGGTCCAGTTcagttgttatccttcatccacTGCTCTATCCACTGCAGAATCTGCTCCATGTTCCTCTCCAGGTCCTCAGGGTTGTTGCTAGGCAACTGGTGCACGATCTCCTCTTTGTAGGACTCCATGGCCTCTTCGTAAATGGTCTGGAAAATCTCACACTGGATATTGTCCTGAAGCTTCTTCCCTTTgtagcccctttaaaaaaaaaacaaaaaacacacatacgtacacacacacacagttatttaACAGATGATCAGTGTAGTCATATTTTGAATGAggatccctaaaaaaaaaaaaaaaccctacaggCCTTTTTAATACAAGTCATTAACAATCTTCTTGTGTATAGTTTGATGACTGCACCTCAGCTGCATAAAAAAAGACATCGGTCTAAAAAGGACATCACTGAAATAACTGCAGTTTAGGTTACTGACCAGCAGAGGGCATCGGTTGCTAAAATCAGCTAATGACCAAATTGGGCATGATTCATTCTGAAAATATTTTGTAACAGAATGTGTACAGCAGGTGCCCAAATGGACAAGTAATTTCTTGAATGACGTATATTTAACAGAGAGCAACACTTCTACATAGTAATGCGGAGGGTGTGTACACAAACGCTTCAAATCAATAGCCCTGGGTTGTGCTCACCTGCTCTCTAGCCTGTTGTAGAGGACTGAGTTTTCAGTGCGGAGCACAAACACGATGTGAAACCAGCGCTCTGGAAAGAAGTCACAGCCGTGGTAATCGACAATCATGCCCCCCTCGCCCATCTTGTCTTCCAGCTCATCAACTACCTGGAAACCAGCACAGTTTCAAACTAGGCAAACATATTCAAACATACAGTAGCATGCACATCTAATACACCGATCTTTTTCATAATAATTCTTCATGCCTTAATGAATGTTAGTCGTTATTCCTGTTTACAACACATTCTTCAGTGtacaaaatatatcaaatataataaaaatgtgctgcaccgagtgatcATTGAGCTCTCTGCAGAAACCAGGTGCAGGCAGTCATGTGAGGGGCATtggtgttgatcgggctaatttaccattcagagtgaaacaagtgaagaagcagctgcttgggtttgtgtggatcgctgttctccacacagtctaaagcccgccgcacacagcccaaCACAAGTCTTCCTGACTCCTCtcaactcatctcatctcaactggccgtacagagtctggatgaatcgtatcagtgtgcgtgctcttaaaaccaagattacgcagatttcagtcgggatgtcttcagatttgaagattgaacatgttgaatctttttcagacgcagtttcgttcagatgtgatcagtctgtctgtgtgcagcgattgccgaccaagactgactgagaccgattagtcataagggtgtcaaccaatggtgaagcaggtttaagtgacgtagcttgtcatgtaacttgtcatacaagatggcggaatattgtcagctttagttccacaggtaaaaatacataattagtcttgaattgctctgagtgtcccgaattaaaaaaaaacagatatgtgcacatttgaatagctTTTTTAGGCGTtcactaatcaaaggtaaattattaatttacctttttattactggtatcaatctactggcagcctatattttcttactgcgctaaaacagaagtaactggTGTGTCGATCTCCAGTAGGTAACAAGcaccacacgctgagaaaaaacaccaaagtcaaataaaattcaacaggttggattttatttaccacagggtaaagtgtagtagacaaactatataaaaagtcaaacactgtctgaaacgtttgcacggtgtaaatggtcaattaattaataggctaagcgcttcttttggttgactcgcggcgctgtctccatcgtctaatcagcatacgatgccatgcataatatgagggtcgctatgttgggc from Acipenser ruthenus chromosome 2, fAciRut3.2 maternal haplotype, whole genome shotgun sequence includes the following:
- the LOC117403624 gene encoding adenylate kinase isoenzyme 6-like, with protein sequence MKMLKRPNILLTGTPGVGKTTLGKELAQRTGLTYINVGDLAQESELYDGFDEEYQCPILDEDRVVDELEDKMGEGGMIVDYHGCDFFPERWFHIVFVLRTENSVLYNRLESRGYKGKKLQDNIQCEIFQTIYEEAMESYKEEIVHQLPSNNPEDLERNMEQILQWIEQWMKDNN